The following proteins are co-located in the Candidatus Krumholzibacteriia bacterium genome:
- a CDS encoding DNRLRE domain-containing protein translates to MKKTIGLILVAALAFSMSCGEDDDPPTDVDSTAPARVTDLTVFNTGFLGLTLAWTAPGDDGNSGTAAAYQVRESNATITSSNWDAATDIALPTAPGPAGSLESFTFTGFDTLQVHYFALRTRDDSGNWSSISNNAIWTPRGGSVQYFVEIPCYMDNTMYAESDTLSNAKGQYLFSGMNMGGAGGPADARRGLMAFAIADSIPAGAQIDSVALQLNLFRKRPGDTGNSPVSLHLVQASWGEGTSIANLGPGEGGGGSATPGDATWLDRFRGTSLWTNPGGDIDVTPSATEQTDALGKYTWASPALVANVQLWLDTPASNFGWALLGDEGVPGNVRQWDSRENATAGNRPRLTVFYTVTQ, encoded by the coding sequence ATGAAAAAGACTATAGGATTGATTCTGGTGGCGGCGCTGGCGTTTTCGATGAGTTGCGGCGAAGACGACGACCCGCCCACCGACGTGGATTCCACAGCGCCCGCGCGCGTGACCGACCTGACGGTGTTCAACACCGGTTTCCTGGGCCTCACCCTGGCATGGACGGCGCCCGGCGACGACGGCAACTCGGGAACGGCCGCGGCGTACCAGGTCAGGGAGTCGAACGCGACCATCACCAGTTCCAACTGGGATGCCGCCACCGACATCGCCCTGCCAACGGCGCCAGGCCCCGCCGGCAGCCTGGAATCCTTCACCTTCACCGGCTTCGACACGCTGCAGGTGCACTATTTTGCGCTGCGCACCCGGGACGATTCGGGCAACTGGTCCTCCATCTCCAACAACGCCATCTGGACGCCGCGCGGCGGGTCGGTGCAGTACTTCGTGGAAATCCCCTGCTACATGGACAACACGATGTACGCCGAGTCCGACACGCTCAGCAACGCCAAGGGGCAGTACCTCTTCTCGGGCATGAACATGGGTGGCGCGGGCGGTCCCGCGGACGCCCGTCGCGGCCTGATGGCGTTCGCCATTGCCGACAGCATCCCGGCCGGCGCCCAGATCGACAGCGTGGCGCTGCAACTGAACCTGTTCAGGAAGCGTCCCGGGGACACGGGCAACAGCCCGGTTTCGCTTCACCTCGTGCAGGCGAGCTGGGGCGAGGGCACGTCCATCGCGAATCTGGGACCGGGTGAAGGCGGCGGCGGCAGCGCGACACCGGGCGACGCAACGTGGCTGGATCGCTTCCGCGGGACGTCCCTGTGGACCAACCCCGGCGGCGATATCGACGTCACGCCCAGCGCCACGGAGCAGACTGACGCGCTCGGCAAATACACATGGGCGAGTCCCGCCCTGGTTGCCAATGTGCAACTCTGGCTGGATACCCCGGCCAGCAACTTCGGCTGGGCGCTGCTCGGCGACGAGGGCGTGCCCGGCAACGTGCGCCAGTGGGATTCGCGCGAAAACGCCACCGCGGGCAACCGTCCGCGGCTTACGGTGTTTTACACCGTCACCCAGTAG
- a CDS encoding ATP-binding protein yields MSLTNDLGEMKRINVALTEFLGEEGVPPDRVRRTRLVVEELIVNIIQHAFEAETEHTIVLTLRTEPGRVVVTTDDDGKPFDPREAPPPPLGRPIEEQSVGGYGVYLVKSMTKSLEYKRAGGKNRVNAVVEYGSQEAS; encoded by the coding sequence ATGTCACTAACAAACGACCTGGGGGAGATGAAGCGCATCAACGTGGCGCTGACCGAGTTTCTGGGCGAAGAGGGGGTGCCACCCGACCGCGTGCGGCGCACCCGGCTGGTGGTGGAAGAGCTCATCGTCAACATCATTCAGCACGCGTTCGAAGCAGAGACGGAGCACACCATCGTCCTCACCCTGCGCACCGAGCCCGGCCGCGTGGTGGTCACCACCGACGACGATGGAAAACCATTCGATCCGCGGGAAGCGCCCCCGCCGCCGCTGGGACGCCCCATCGAGGAACAGAGCGTCGGCGGCTACGGCGTCTATCTGGTAAAGAGCATGACAAAATCTCTCGAGTACAAGCGCGCCGGCGGAAAAAACCGGGTCAACGCGGTGGTCGAGTATGGATCCCAGGAGGCTTCATGA
- a CDS encoding tetratricopeptide repeat protein: LISGCLATGDVERASIYARDARLRFPADTRFTVLDAIVAYRSDDMERAERLLQSALESDPENGAAMLNLALVQYETGQLASARRTLELVRTHFPGSPLEVRATVLISDLLNG; encoded by the coding sequence GCTCATCTCCGGCTGCCTGGCCACCGGCGACGTCGAGCGGGCCTCTATCTACGCCCGCGACGCGCGCCTGCGCTTCCCGGCCGACACCCGCTTTACCGTGCTGGACGCCATCGTGGCCTACCGCTCCGACGATATGGAGCGTGCCGAGCGCCTGCTCCAGTCGGCCCTGGAGAGCGACCCCGAAAACGGCGCCGCCATGCTCAACCTGGCGCTGGTCCAGTACGAGACCGGGCAGCTGGCCTCGGCCCGCCGCACCCTGGAACTGGTGCGCACGCACTTCCCCGGCTCGCCGCTCGAGGTTCGGGCTACCGTGCTAATTTCTGATCTTCTAAACGGTTAG
- a CDS encoding isoaspartyl peptidase/L-asparaginase → MVIPLESLHSSASTKVVLVIHGGAGTIERTKMTPEQDAAYRAALAEALVAGYGVLSGGGSALDAVEAAVCVMEDSPLFNAGKGAVFTSEGKNELDASIMDGSNRKAGAVAAITGVRNPVKAARLVMERTSHVMMVGAGATRFAQDQGLAFEDSAYFYTDKRWQELQRTQAEERKQQGEFGSLELPHMHLGTVGAVALDAAGNLAAATSTGGLTNKRWGRVGDSPIIGAGTYADNNSCAVSCTGRGEIFIRCSAAHEVAALMEHSGLSVGAAAKRVVHEELMELGGPGTGGLIALDRNGHFAMELNTPGMYRGHIGADGKPHVFIYGDE, encoded by the coding sequence ATGGTGATTCCATTGGAATCTTTGCACTCGTCCGCCAGTACCAAAGTCGTCCTTGTCATTCACGGCGGCGCCGGCACCATTGAGCGCACCAAGATGACCCCCGAACAGGACGCCGCCTACCGGGCGGCGCTCGCCGAGGCGCTGGTGGCCGGATACGGGGTGCTCTCCGGCGGGGGCTCCGCACTGGACGCGGTGGAGGCGGCGGTTTGCGTCATGGAGGACTCGCCGCTGTTCAACGCGGGCAAGGGCGCGGTGTTCACCAGCGAGGGCAAGAACGAGCTGGACGCATCCATCATGGACGGCAGCAATCGCAAGGCGGGTGCGGTGGCGGCCATTACCGGCGTGCGCAACCCGGTGAAGGCGGCGCGCCTGGTGATGGAGCGCACCAGCCACGTGATGATGGTGGGCGCGGGGGCAACCCGGTTTGCGCAGGACCAGGGACTCGCGTTCGAGGACAGCGCGTACTTCTACACCGACAAGCGCTGGCAGGAACTGCAGCGCACCCAGGCAGAGGAACGCAAGCAGCAGGGCGAGTTCGGATCGCTCGAGCTGCCGCACATGCACCTGGGCACGGTGGGTGCGGTGGCGCTGGATGCCGCGGGCAACCTGGCCGCGGCCACGTCCACCGGCGGGCTCACCAACAAGCGCTGGGGACGCGTGGGCGATTCGCCCATCATCGGCGCGGGAACCTACGCGGACAACAACTCGTGCGCGGTGTCGTGCACGGGACGCGGCGAAATCTTCATACGCTGCTCGGCCGCGCACGAAGTGGCGGCGCTCATGGAGCACAGCGGTTTGTCGGTGGGCGCGGCCGCGAAGCGCGTGGTGCACGAAGAACTCATGGAACTCGGCGGCCCCGGCACCGGCGGCTTGATTGCGCTGGACCGCAACGGTCATTTCGCCATGGAACTCAACACGCCGGGCATGTACCGCGGCCATATCGGCGCCGACGGCAAGCCGCACGTATTCATCTACGGCGACGAGTAA